The segment TTAAAGGTTAATTATGAAATTTTTCAAACACAATCCCAAGTTTAATATTGGATTAACTTATATAGTTTTAGGAGCGATCGCACTGATCACTCTCTTTCCCTTACTCTGGTTAATCAGTACTGCTTTAAAATCACCAACGGAAAATATTTTACAGTCTCCACCACAGTTACTTCCTAGCCAACCGACATTGGGTAACTTTGCTAAGGTGTGGCAATCTTTACCATTTGCCCAATATTTATATAACAGTACGTTGGTTTCTGTACTGACTGTTGGGTTAAATTTACTATTTTGTTCTTTAGCGGCTTACCCTTTAGCCAGATTATCATTTCCGGGGCGAGACTGGATATTTATTGCGATCGTCTCGACAATCATGATTCCCTTTCAGATTGTGATGATTCCCCTGTATATTTTGACAGTCCAATTAGGCTTAGTAAATACTTATTGGGGGATGATTTTTCCGAGTTTGGCTTCGGCTTTTGGTATTTTTTTACTGCGACAAGCTTTTATGGGTGTGCCGAAAGAAATTGAAGAAGCTGCGCGGATGGATGGTAGTTCTGAGTTAGGTTTGTGGTGGCATATTATGTTGCCAGCAGTTAGTCCAGCGTTAGTTACACTGGCAATTTTCGTCTTTATTGGGTCTTGGAGTGATTTTCTTTGGCCGTTAATTGTCATTCAAGACGAAAAACTCTACACCCTACCTTTGGGAGTAGCAAAATTAGCCGGTACTTTTTCTTTAGACTGGCGCTTAGTCGCTGCTGGTTCGATCATTTCCATCGCCCCAGTACTAATATTATTTATATTTTTACAACGCTACATTGTCCCAACTGAAACTGGTAGTGGTGTGAAAGGTTAATTTGCCTAACAAGCGCCACTTTTACTCAATACCACCCAGATGGTTTTAAATATTAGCATCATGTCATAAACTATCGACCACTTGCGTTGATAATCAACATCCATTTTGACGATAGTTTCAAAATCTTTGATGGTAGAACGACCATTAACTTGCCATTCTCCTGTCATTCCTGGCTTGACTCTTAGCCTTTCCCAGTGGTGGGGTGCATAGTGGATGACTTCATCGGGTGTAGGGGGACGTGTGCCAACTAAACTCATTTCGCCCTTCAGCACATTCCAAAACTGGGGAAATTCATCTAAGCTGGTGCGACGCAGGAATTTACCAACGGGAGTAATGCGAGGGTCGTCAACTGATTTAAAAATATGGCCTTGGGCTTGATTTTTGACCAGATGCTTGATTTGGTCAGCATTGACTACCATCGACCGGAACTTCCAGATACGGAAGGGTTTACCGTTAATTCCACAGCGAATTTGCGAATAAAATATGGGGCCGGGATTAGTAATTTTAGTAATAATCGCTATGGGAATTGCCAACATCACTGTAATGATGAGCCCCACAATAGCCCCTAAGATGTCAATTAATCTTTTTGTGATGCTAGAGGTTGATCTGTGTAAAGGTTGTGAGACAACATTAGTTGCTGAATATTCATCAGCAAATGCTAAAGCGTCCACAGTGTAACCGCCTGTGTGAGAAGGAAAAGTTGGTAGTGACACCATAAAAAGTTGAAGT is part of the Aulosira sp. FACHB-615 genome and harbors:
- a CDS encoding carbohydrate ABC transporter permease gives rise to the protein MKFFKHNPKFNIGLTYIVLGAIALITLFPLLWLISTALKSPTENILQSPPQLLPSQPTLGNFAKVWQSLPFAQYLYNSTLVSVLTVGLNLLFCSLAAYPLARLSFPGRDWIFIAIVSTIMIPFQIVMIPLYILTVQLGLVNTYWGMIFPSLASAFGIFLLRQAFMGVPKEIEEAARMDGSSELGLWWHIMLPAVSPALVTLAIFVFIGSWSDFLWPLIVIQDEKLYTLPLGVAKLAGTFSLDWRLVAAGSIISIAPVLILFIFLQRYIVPTETGSGVKG
- a CDS encoding sugar transferase translates to MVSLPTFPSHTGGYTVDALAFADEYSATNVVSQPLHRSTSSITKRLIDILGAIVGLIITVMLAIPIAIITKITNPGPIFYSQIRCGINGKPFRIWKFRSMVVNADQIKHLVKNQAQGHIFKSVDDPRITPVGKFLRRTSLDEFPQFWNVLKGEMSLVGTRPPTPDEVIHYAPHHWERLRVKPGMTGEWQVNGRSTIKDFETIVKMDVDYQRKWSIVYDMMLIFKTIWVVLSKSGAC